A genomic window from Elaeis guineensis isolate ETL-2024a chromosome 3, EG11, whole genome shotgun sequence includes:
- the LOC140850872 gene encoding glutathione reductase, chloroplastic-like, which yields MYNLGNKLSFLPHIQSNFQGLFQDQFKRAVPSAVFSQPPIGTVGLTEEKAIQEYGDVDIYTANFRPLKATLSGLPDRVFMKIIVCTSTNKVLGVHMCGEDSPEIIQGIAVAVKAGLTKADFDATVGIHPTSAEEFVTMRTPTRKIRRSSSPHEEKTDDGIKSAVDV from the exons ATGTACAATCTGGGTAACAAGCTCTCCTTCTTACCCCACATCCAATCAAACTTCCAAGGCCTGTTTCAGGACCAGTTTAAAAG AGCAGTGCCATCTGCCGTGTTTTCTCAGCCACCTATTGGAACAGTTGGTCTTACTGAGGAGAAG GCAATTCAAGAATATGGAGATGTTGATATCTACACTGCAAACTTCAGGCCTCTGAAGGCCACTCTCTCTGGTCTTCCTGACCGtgtttttatgaaaattattgtTTGTACGAGCACAAACAAAGTTTTAGGAGTGCACATGTGTGGGGAGGATTCCCCAGAGATTATACAG GGGATTGCTGTTGCTGTGAAGGCTGGACTTACGAAGGCAGATTTTGATGCCACAGTTGGCATCCACCCTACATCTGCAGAGGAATTTGTCACAATGAGGACTCCAACTCGAAAAATCCGGAGGAGTTCTTCGCCTCATGAG GAAAAGACTGATGATGGGATCAAGTCAGCAGTAGATGTTTAA